In a single window of the Olivibacter sp. SDN3 genome:
- a CDS encoding 5-carboxymethyl-2-hydroxymuconate Delta-isomerase, which produces MPHFIIDCSANVLTQVSEPEILTAVFDASIASGLFIEEDIKVRVNPYVRYEVGGKKTDFIHVFRYILAGRTEEQKADLSQRVVKTLIGLFPAIDFIASSVDEFTKAGYCNRHLLRH; this is translated from the coding sequence ATGCCACATTTTATTATTGATTGTTCGGCAAATGTTTTAACACAGGTGTCTGAACCAGAGATCTTAACAGCAGTATTTGATGCTTCTATTGCAAGTGGTCTTTTTATAGAAGAAGATATTAAAGTAAGAGTGAACCCTTATGTGCGGTACGAAGTTGGAGGTAAAAAGACCGACTTCATTCATGTATTCAGATATATTCTAGCAGGAAGAACGGAAGAACAAAAAGCCGATTTGTCGCAACGTGTTGTAAAAACACTGATAGGCTTGTTTCCTGCTATTGATTTTATAGCTTCAAGTGTAGATGAATTTACAAAAGCAGGTTATTGCAACAGGCACTTGTTGCGACATTAA
- a CDS encoding short chain dehydrogenase, with protein MKILIIGANGNIGKIITPALQQKHEVITAGRNSGDVSADISSIASLENLFAQIGTVDAVVCAAGDSVTSDLPSMTDEKYFTGVQQKLLAQINLVITGLKHIHDHGSFTLISGKMGENPAKGSSGKAVANGAVNSFVLAAALEMPRGIRINVISPSKITDIAAEDLIKGYLKSIATSANGEIIRIGYH; from the coding sequence ATGAAAATTTTAATTATCGGTGCAAATGGCAATATCGGAAAAATTATTACACCTGCCTTACAACAAAAACATGAAGTAATTACGGCAGGAAGAAACAGTGGCGATGTTTCGGCGGATATTTCTTCTATCGCTTCCCTTGAAAATCTATTTGCACAAATAGGAACTGTAGATGCGGTTGTTTGTGCGGCAGGCGACAGTGTTACAAGCGACTTACCTTCTATGACGGATGAGAAATATTTTACAGGAGTGCAACAAAAATTATTGGCTCAAATAAATCTTGTAATTACAGGTCTGAAACACATCCATGACCATGGTTCATTTACACTCATATCAGGCAAAATGGGTGAAAATCCTGCAAAAGGTTCATCAGGAAAAGCTGTAGCAAATGGCGCTGTAAACAGCTTTGTATTGGCAGCTGCATTGGAAATGCCAAGAGGTATCAGGATTAATGTGATAAGCCCATCAAAAATCACAGACATTGCTGCCGAAGATTTGATTAAAGGCTATTTAAAAAGCATTGCAACTTCGGCTAACGGAGAAATTATACGAATTGGCTACCATTAA
- a CDS encoding chemotaxis protein CheB, whose amino-acid sequence MYDQDKQIDLLVIACSAGGVMLLMELLQELKSDISFAILVIIHRNDKFHSTLEEMVQQKCRLRAKEAEEKEKLTPGIIYFVPGGYHLLIETDKTVALDVSEPVNYCRPSIDVSLQSAAEVFQDKLVAILLSGANKDGAEGLRAVHRYGGVTLVQNPEFAEVDVMPKAAIETNSVTAVLSDAQLKEYCRKLV is encoded by the coding sequence ATGTATGATCAGGATAAACAGATTGATCTATTAGTTATAGCCTGCTCTGCCGGAGGTGTAATGTTGTTGATGGAATTGTTGCAGGAACTTAAGTCGGATATATCATTTGCTATATTGGTAATTATCCATAGAAATGATAAGTTCCATAGTACGTTGGAGGAAATGGTGCAACAGAAATGTAGATTGCGGGCTAAGGAGGCTGAAGAAAAAGAAAAACTAACACCTGGGATAATATATTTTGTGCCGGGGGGATACCATTTATTGATTGAAACCGATAAGACAGTGGCACTGGACGTTTCAGAACCGGTGAACTATTGTAGGCCGTCAATTGATGTGTCATTGCAAAGCGCGGCCGAAGTCTTTCAAGATAAATTAGTTGCTATTTTATTGTCAGGAGCAAATAAGGATGGTGCGGAGGGCCTCCGCGCCGTACACAGATATGGCGGAGTAACATTGGTTCAAAATCCTGAATTCGCAGAGGTGGATGTTATGCCTAAAGCAGCAATAGAAACAAATTCCGTTACGGCAGTACTTTCTGATGCGCAATTAAAGGAATATTGCCGCAAATTAGTTTGA
- a CDS encoding helix-turn-helix transcriptional regulator, giving the protein MTKKIGLAMFQEIFRAEAITNMSDAYITDEVYTINHLHLSAKHRIIKFEGISIIYRDWQLPAPISLLTKHERPFLKMQFEIEGYSDFVSDVSIPYKSIEIPNGRHTLLFLPEVTGTLYYPNSRKVLDVIFTKEYISDLFGNDLRCLLHFGKSIENGQPSLIGNNSLFITNQMKRIIAEILHCTYHGIFKKTYIEAKIVELLNLQIDQFTNTNISATNTIKLHKEDIDKLYYLKEIIDKKPGANYSLMQLAEIGGFNDFKLKKGFKQLFGNTVFGYINDVRMEKSHELLREGKMSIANIAFLMGYKYPHHFSKTFKKKFGYLPKEVKA; this is encoded by the coding sequence ATGACAAAAAAAATAGGTTTAGCAATGTTTCAGGAAATATTCAGAGCTGAAGCAATAACGAATATGTCAGATGCCTATATTACAGACGAGGTTTACACAATTAACCATCTTCATCTAAGTGCAAAGCATCGGATTATTAAATTTGAAGGAATTTCTATCATTTATCGTGATTGGCAATTGCCTGCACCTATATCCCTATTAACTAAGCACGAAAGACCTTTTTTAAAAATGCAATTTGAAATTGAGGGGTATTCTGATTTCGTAAGTGATGTAAGTATACCCTACAAAAGTATTGAGATACCTAACGGCAGGCATACTTTACTTTTCTTGCCTGAAGTAACTGGCACACTATACTACCCCAATTCACGTAAGGTATTAGATGTCATATTCACGAAAGAATACATTTCTGATCTTTTTGGAAATGATCTCCGTTGCCTGCTCCATTTCGGAAAAAGTATTGAAAACGGACAACCTTCGCTAATTGGCAACAACAGCTTGTTTATCACCAATCAGATGAAACGGATTATCGCCGAAATCTTGCATTGTACCTATCATGGGATCTTTAAAAAAACCTATATTGAAGCTAAAATCGTAGAGCTTCTAAATCTGCAGATTGATCAATTTACAAATACGAACATCTCCGCTACCAATACGATCAAATTGCATAAGGAGGACATTGACAAGTTGTACTATCTGAAGGAAATCATTGATAAAAAACCAGGAGCGAACTATTCACTTATGCAACTCGCAGAAATTGGCGGATTTAACGATTTTAAACTAAAAAAAGGTTTTAAACAATTGTTTGGTAATACTGTGTTCGGATATATCAATGATGTAAGGATGGAAAAATCGCATGAGTTGTTGCGAGAGGGAAAAATGAGTATTGCCAATATAGCATTTCTAATGGGTTATAAATATCCACACCATTTCTCCAAAACCTTCAAAAAGAAATTCGGCTATTTACCAAAAGAAGTAAAAGCCTAA
- the tig gene encoding trigger factor — MNISQEKVDDLNAVINVDVVPADYTESVNKAIKEQAKKAKLPGFRPGMVPTSHIKKTYGKAILFDEINRLVSDSLNNYLSENKIEVLGQPLPKEGDTTEYKWDFNDEFKFQYEIGLAPTFEAPFSEKDKLTQYDIKVDEETLASRIKNLRKSYGKMTNPEVAEDGDVLYSTLTQLDKEGNPLEGGIENTASVRTDLVEDKKTKKALIGLKKDDEVSIDLKKAFNDEAIAKLLNITEEEVASLADTTFKLVVKNVNRLEEADLNQEFFDKLFGEGEVKTEEEFRARVTTEVESMLVQNSDQRLQNDLYTLGMEKVDVKFPDEFLKRWLKATNEKLTDEELNEGYEDFVKNLKWTLIENKIITENKLEIKYEEVFKLAKERIAAQFKMYSPQPVSEEQLSQYTVQFLQDKEQANRLFEEVKALKVFDFLKGVVKLNKKDIDYNKFLELK, encoded by the coding sequence ATGAACATTTCACAGGAGAAAGTAGACGACCTGAATGCAGTTATCAATGTAGATGTTGTTCCTGCAGATTATACGGAGAGTGTAAACAAGGCAATTAAGGAACAAGCGAAGAAAGCAAAATTACCTGGCTTCCGTCCAGGGATGGTACCCACTTCACATATTAAGAAAACCTATGGAAAGGCCATTCTTTTTGATGAGATTAATCGCTTGGTAAGTGACAGTCTGAATAACTACTTGAGTGAGAATAAAATTGAAGTATTGGGTCAGCCTTTACCAAAAGAAGGGGATACTACAGAATACAAATGGGATTTTAATGATGAATTTAAGTTCCAGTATGAAATAGGTCTGGCACCAACGTTTGAAGCGCCCTTCAGTGAAAAAGATAAATTGACACAGTATGACATTAAAGTGGATGAAGAAACTTTAGCTTCACGTATAAAAAACTTACGCAAGAGTTATGGTAAAATGACCAATCCAGAGGTCGCTGAAGATGGAGATGTCTTGTACAGTACGCTTACCCAGCTTGATAAGGAAGGTAATCCTTTAGAAGGTGGTATAGAAAATACAGCATCAGTTCGTACGGATTTGGTGGAGGATAAGAAAACTAAGAAGGCATTGATCGGGCTGAAGAAGGACGATGAGGTTAGTATTGATCTTAAAAAGGCTTTTAACGATGAGGCCATCGCGAAATTACTGAATATTACAGAAGAAGAGGTTGCGAGCTTGGCAGACACAACTTTCAAGTTAGTCGTTAAAAATGTAAATAGATTAGAAGAAGCCGATCTTAATCAAGAATTTTTTGATAAACTTTTTGGTGAGGGTGAAGTAAAAACGGAAGAGGAATTTAGGGCTCGTGTAACAACCGAGGTGGAATCTATGCTAGTGCAGAATTCAGATCAGCGTTTGCAAAATGATCTATACACTTTGGGTATGGAGAAAGTGGACGTCAAGTTTCCAGACGAATTTTTGAAGCGTTGGTTGAAAGCTACGAATGAGAAATTGACCGATGAGGAATTAAATGAAGGATATGAAGATTTTGTGAAGAACCTGAAGTGGACCTTGATTGAAAATAAAATCATCACGGAGAATAAGTTGGAGATTAAATACGAAGAGGTATTTAAACTTGCAAAGGAGCGCATTGCAGCGCAGTTCAAAATGTATAGTCCGCAGCCGGTAAGTGAAGAGCAGCTATCTCAGTATACTGTTCAGTTTTTACAGGATAAGGAACAGGCAAACAGGCTTTTTGAGGAAGTAAAGGCCTTGAAAGTATTTGACTTTTTAAAAGGAGTTGTTAAACTGAATAAGAAGGATATCGATTATAACAAGTTTTTGGAACTAAAGTAA
- the clpP gene encoding ATP-dependent Clp endopeptidase proteolytic subunit ClpP produces MNIDKNEFRKYAVKHHRIGSQHVDKFINKVEQQSPVSLTPYIIEERQLNVAQMDVFSRLMMDRIIFLGDAVTDQVANIIQAQLLFLQSADAHRDIQIYINSPGGSVYAGLGIYDTMQYIAPDVATICTGMAASMGAVLLVAGAKGKRAALKHSRVMIHQPSGGAQGVAADMEINLREMLKLKKELYQIIADHSGQPYDWVEKASDRDFWMTSSEAKENGMIDEVLTGKKDK; encoded by the coding sequence ATGAATATAGATAAAAATGAATTCCGAAAATACGCTGTTAAGCACCATCGTATCGGGAGCCAGCATGTAGATAAATTTATCAATAAGGTAGAACAACAATCGCCTGTGTCATTAACTCCATACATTATAGAAGAACGTCAACTAAATGTAGCCCAGATGGACGTTTTTTCTCGTTTGATGATGGATAGGATTATATTTTTAGGCGATGCTGTTACTGACCAAGTGGCTAATATTATACAGGCGCAGCTGCTATTTTTACAATCTGCCGACGCACATCGGGATATTCAGATTTATATTAACTCCCCAGGTGGCAGCGTGTATGCAGGGTTAGGTATCTATGATACCATGCAGTACATAGCTCCCGATGTTGCTACCATCTGTACCGGTATGGCGGCTTCTATGGGTGCTGTATTGTTAGTCGCTGGGGCAAAAGGAAAGCGAGCAGCTTTAAAACATTCCCGTGTGATGATTCATCAACCTTCGGGAGGTGCGCAGGGTGTTGCGGCTGATATGGAAATTAATCTTCGCGAGATGCTGAAGTTGAAAAAAGAACTTTATCAGATAATTGCTGATCACTCGGGGCAGCCCTACGATTGGGTTGAAAAGGCTTCGGATCGTGATTTTTGGATGACTTCATCGGAGGCTAAAGAAAACGGCATGATTGATGAGGTATTAACAGGAAAGAAGGATAAATAA
- a CDS encoding AraC family transcriptional regulator → MKGETLYRPYEIEWKEMLRFPKTTKRNNFFELIYVIDGTGIQIVNKNKFNYRKGNLFLLTPQDVYSFDITTPTTFFFLRFNELFVKEKTDKDKDAVNQVEYILQNASHRPGCILKNKVDKPLITSLIESILNEQTNQQLYYNRITEQITNTIITVVARNIALKLPKNIKESTGEPVLEILQYIQENIFDQENLRAEKLSDHFNISLNYLGRYFKKQIGETLQSYIVNYKLRLVEIRLLHSDMRINEIAYELNFSDESHLNRVFKKYKGMNPSEFRKTNNTN, encoded by the coding sequence ATGAAAGGAGAAACTTTGTACAGGCCTTATGAAATAGAATGGAAAGAAATGCTACGCTTCCCCAAAACCACCAAGCGCAATAATTTTTTTGAATTGATTTATGTGATAGACGGAACAGGCATTCAAATAGTAAACAAAAACAAGTTTAACTATCGCAAAGGCAATTTATTTTTACTAACCCCACAGGATGTATATTCATTTGATATTACTACGCCAACAACTTTCTTTTTTCTCCGTTTCAATGAATTATTTGTAAAGGAAAAAACCGACAAAGACAAAGATGCCGTAAACCAGGTGGAATATATTTTGCAAAATGCCAGTCACCGCCCGGGATGTATTTTAAAGAACAAAGTGGACAAGCCATTGATCACATCGCTTATTGAAAGTATCCTAAACGAACAAACCAATCAACAGTTGTACTACAATCGCATTACAGAGCAAATTACTAACACCATCATTACCGTTGTGGCAAGGAATATTGCTTTAAAACTTCCAAAGAACATAAAAGAAAGCACCGGCGAGCCAGTATTAGAGATACTGCAATACATTCAGGAAAATATTTTTGACCAAGAAAATTTAAGGGCAGAAAAACTCAGTGACCATTTTAATATATCGCTGAATTACTTGGGACGTTACTTTAAAAAGCAAATAGGTGAAACCCTGCAAAGCTATATCGTCAACTACAAATTGAGACTGGTAGAGATAAGGCTGCTGCACAGCGATATGCGGATAAATGAAATCGCTTACGAACTTAATTTCTCCGATGAAAGCCACCTGAACCGTGTATTTAAAAAATATAAAGGGATGAATCCGTCCGAGTTCAGAAAGACAAATAACACAAATTGA
- a CDS encoding lipocalin-like domain-containing protein produces MRYLMCVAFIMLFTPLRAQDLRLSKKTRKQFVGTWSLIAVENINADGSKTLPYGENPVGLLVFTDAGDYAIQILKATRPKVSAGDKNKATPDENLALVQGNNSHFGTYTVHPEKHTITFNVQYAFYPNWEGDVQLRSYKLENNMLSYVVTNTTNGGAVTATVVWKKK; encoded by the coding sequence ATGAGATACTTAATGTGTGTTGCATTTATAATGTTATTTACTCCTTTACGGGCACAGGATCTAAGGCTGTCAAAAAAAACCAGAAAACAATTTGTCGGTACATGGTCGTTGATAGCAGTAGAAAATATCAATGCAGATGGAAGCAAAACATTGCCTTACGGCGAAAATCCTGTGGGTTTGCTTGTGTTTACTGACGCTGGTGATTACGCTATACAAATTTTAAAAGCTACTCGTCCAAAAGTCTCAGCAGGAGACAAGAATAAGGCTACGCCGGATGAAAACCTTGCCTTGGTGCAGGGCAACAATTCGCATTTTGGTACATATACTGTTCACCCTGAAAAGCACACGATTACTTTCAATGTACAGTATGCTTTTTATCCTAACTGGGAGGGCGATGTGCAGTTACGTTCTTACAAACTTGAAAATAATATGTTGAGCTATGTGGTAACCAATACTACCAATGGCGGGGCTGTTACGGCAACAGTGGTGTGGAAGAAAAAATAG
- a CDS encoding helix-turn-helix transcriptional regulator, giving the protein MPVMLSAVVEAKKEELGVTQKGLASILGIGAPKLSQILNGKRDPDVGFLKSLHQKLGIDGNFILEKV; this is encoded by the coding sequence ATGCCAGTAATGCTTAGTGCCGTGGTGGAAGCAAAAAAAGAAGAATTGGGCGTCACCCAAAAAGGACTGGCATCCATCCTTGGCATCGGCGCACCGAAATTATCCCAAATACTCAACGGAAAACGTGATCCCGATGTGGGTTTTCTGAAATCATTGCATCAAAAATTGGGGATTGATGGGAATTTTATTTTGGAAAAAGTATAG